The genomic DNA GAGTACTGCGAGAACCCTTACGATCTGGCCCAGGGCGCCGATGCCCTGGTCATCAGCACCGGATGGCCTGAGTTCCGCGCGCTCGATTTCGACAAGATCAAGCGCCTGGTGCGCCAGCCCATCATTATTGATACCAAGAACCTGCTGGATTCCACCCGCATGCGCACCATCGGATTCCAGTACGTGGGTATTGGACGGGCATAAATTTTCACTCTCTCTCCTGCTACCCAGATGACCTGATTCGCATCTTTTTCAGGTCATCTGGCCTTTTTTATTTTGCAGCTTGCGACTTGCAACTAGGAGCTGTATTTCAGCTATAAGTCCATCTGTTTGCGGCAACTCGAGGGCATAATAGTATTACAATATGTAATAGAGAAATAAAAATTATAATCTTGTCTTATAATAGCCCGTGCTTGAAAATGAAGCATTCGCATGAGGGACCAGGAGAAACCGCAGGAGGAACGAATGCAACGCGAGCGCATTGTAATCTTCGATACCACGCTCCGCGACGGAGAACAGTCTCCGGGATGCAGCATGAACCTCGACGAAAAGCTGGTGATCGCTCGCCAGCTTGACGCGCTGGGTGTGGATGTCATCGAAGCCGGGTTTCCCATCTCTTCTCAAGGCGATTTTGCGGGGGTGCAAAAGGTGGCGGCTGAAGTCCGCCGCCCTGTCGTCGCAGCCCTCGCCCGCGCAAAGAAAGAAGACATTCAATGCGCCTGGGATGCCGTCAAGGTTGCCAGCAAACCCCGTATCCACCTCTTCCTGGCCTCCTCTGATATTCATCTCCATCACAAGCTGAAAATTACCCGCGAACAAGCTTTGCAGCAAACCAAAGAAGCAGTGGCATTCGCGCGCTCTCTTTGCCCGGATATCGAGTTTTCACCCGAAGATGCCACCCGCACCGATCCGCAATTTCTTTGTGCCATGGTGGAAATCGCCATTGCTGCCGGGGCCACGACCGTCAACATTCCCGATACGGTCGGCTACACCATGCCGGAAGAATTTGCGCGCATCATCAAGACAATTTTGAGCAACGTAAAAGGCGCAGACAAAATTACGCTCTCCGTGCACTGCCACAATGACCTGGGAATGGCTGTGGCCAACAGCCTGGCTGCGGTCAAAGCGGGCGCGCGACAGGTGGAGACCTGCATCAACGGAATCGGCGAGCGCGCCGGCAACTGCGCCATGGAAGAGGTCATCATGGCCATGCGCGTGCGGCCCGATTTGTATCCGTATGAAACTGGCGTAGTCAGCGAGCAGATTTATCCCGCCAGCCAGGCAGTCTCCAAGGTCATCGGCGTTAATCCGCAACCTAATAAAGCGATTGTGGGCAACAATGCTTTTGCCCATGAGGCAGGCATTCACCAGCACGGCATGCTGAGCAATCCGTTGTGCTACGAGATCATGACTCCGCAATCGGTGGGCGCGCCGGGTTCGCGTATGGTTTTGGGAAAGCACTCCGGCCGCCACGCATTGGCCAGCCGCTATGCCGAGCTGGGATACAAACTCAGTGATGAGGACCTTGAATTCTGCTATCAGCAATTTATTGCTCTGGCAGACCGCAAGAAGAACGTCTATGAACAGGATTTGATCAGCTTCCTGCCGGCGCCCCAACGTGCGCAACCGACTCACGCTCAGGTTGCACAGACGTAGAAATCTCATCGAGTATTGACATTGGATATTGACTACAGGTTCTGGGCTTTAGCTAAAAGCTTAAGAGCCAAAAGCTAAAGGCTTAGTTTTCATGAAAACAAAACTTACAGTACTACCCGGAGACGGCATCGGTCCTGAAGTCACCACCCAGGCCATGCGAGTTTTGCGTACCGTCGCCGATTTATGCGGACACGAACTGGAAATTCGCGAGTGCCTCGTGGGCGGCGTTGCCATCAAGCAGAGCCAATCGCCTTTCCCCCGTGCCACCATGGATGCGTGCCTCGAGAGTGACGCGGTTCTTCTGGGCGCGGTGGGCGGTCCTGAGTTCGATGCCTTGCCGCGCAACATGCGTCCTGAAACCGGTCTGTTGCAGCTTCGCACTGCGCTGGGCGGATACGCCAATCTGCGTCCGGCGATTGCCTATCCCAGTTTGAGCGAAGGTTCGCCGCTGCGCGCTGAGGTGACGCAGGGAGCAAACATTCTCATCATCCGCGAATTGCTGGGCGGGCTGTATTTTGGCGAACCGCGCCAAAAGACAGACGAGTTCGCTTTCAACACCATGCGCTATACGGTGCCTGAAATTCAGCGTGTAGCGAGAGTTGCCTTTGAACAGGCGCGTCGCCGGAAAAAGAAAGTGACCTCGATTGATAAGGCGAATGTGCTCGACGTTTCCCAGCTCTGGCGCGATACAGTCATTGCCCTCTCCGCCGAGTATCCGGATGTAACCCTGGACCACATGTATGTTGATGCCGCTGCCATGCATCTCGTGTTAAATCCCCGCCGCTTTGATGTGATCGTGACCGAGAACCTCTTTGGAGATATTCTCTCCGACGAAGCCGCGGTGATTACCGGCTCACTGGGAATGCTGGCTTCGGCGACCATTGGAGGCCAAGTAGGGCTTTATGAGCCGGTCCACGGCTCCGCTCCCGACATCGCCGGGAAAAATATTGCTAATCCCTTGGGCGCGATTGCCACTATAGCCATGCTGCTGCGCCATAGCATGGGATTGAACCAGGAGGCCGACGACGTTGAAGCCGCCATCAGCCAGGTGCTGGAACAAGGTTACCGGACGGCTGATCTGCATCGGGGCAAGGGAACGCAACTGCTTTCCACCACCGAGATGGGCGAGCGCGTCGAGACCGCGGTTGCGGAAAAGATCCATCGCCGGCATTCGTATCACGCAGTTTAGAGGAAGAGCGCTACTGGCGAGAATTTGGTTTTCAGGGGTATTGATGACCGGGGCCAAAGCCCAAAGCTCACTGAACCACTTTCCCCCGGCCTAAAGGCCGGGTCTCCCACCGTGCGCCGCAGGCGGCGCAAAAGAGCATAGAATTAATTTGAGAGCGAGAGCAGAGAGAAAAAGCTGAATGTCGAAACCGAAAACACTGTTCGAAAAAGTATGGGACGCGCACACCGTCGTCCATCCTGAGGGCGAGCCCGCGGCGCTCTATATTGACTTGCACCTGATCCACGAGGTCACCTCGCCCCAGGCCTTCGAGGGATTGCGCACGGCGAAGCGCAAAGTCCGCCGCCCTGACCTGACGGTTGCCACCA from Terriglobales bacterium includes the following:
- a CDS encoding UDP binding domain-containing protein, which produces EYCENPYDLAQGADALVISTGWPEFRALDFDKIKRLVRQPIIIDTKNLLDSTRMRTIGFQYVGIGRA
- a CDS encoding 2-isopropylmalate synthase → MQRERIVIFDTTLRDGEQSPGCSMNLDEKLVIARQLDALGVDVIEAGFPISSQGDFAGVQKVAAEVRRPVVAALARAKKEDIQCAWDAVKVASKPRIHLFLASSDIHLHHKLKITREQALQQTKEAVAFARSLCPDIEFSPEDATRTDPQFLCAMVEIAIAAGATTVNIPDTVGYTMPEEFARIIKTILSNVKGADKITLSVHCHNDLGMAVANSLAAVKAGARQVETCINGIGERAGNCAMEEVIMAMRVRPDLYPYETGVVSEQIYPASQAVSKVIGVNPQPNKAIVGNNAFAHEAGIHQHGMLSNPLCYEIMTPQSVGAPGSRMVLGKHSGRHALASRYAELGYKLSDEDLEFCYQQFIALADRKKNVYEQDLISFLPAPQRAQPTHAQVAQT
- the leuB gene encoding 3-isopropylmalate dehydrogenase, with amino-acid sequence MKTKLTVLPGDGIGPEVTTQAMRVLRTVADLCGHELEIRECLVGGVAIKQSQSPFPRATMDACLESDAVLLGAVGGPEFDALPRNMRPETGLLQLRTALGGYANLRPAIAYPSLSEGSPLRAEVTQGANILIIRELLGGLYFGEPRQKTDEFAFNTMRYTVPEIQRVARVAFEQARRRKKKVTSIDKANVLDVSQLWRDTVIALSAEYPDVTLDHMYVDAAAMHLVLNPRRFDVIVTENLFGDILSDEAAVITGSLGMLASATIGGQVGLYEPVHGSAPDIAGKNIANPLGAIATIAMLLRHSMGLNQEADDVEAAISQVLEQGYRTADLHRGKGTQLLSTTEMGERVETAVAEKIHRRHSYHAV